Proteins encoded by one window of Rhodamnia argentea isolate NSW1041297 chromosome 6, ASM2092103v1, whole genome shotgun sequence:
- the LOC125315439 gene encoding amidase 1-like isoform X2: MHHIHSSPRLTLRNSSLRMEFPSINGENKHYGTPRNPCAPDRVPGGSSSGSAVAVGAMLVDFSLGTDTGGSVRVPASYCGILGFRPSHNAVSTVGVIPMAQSFDTVGWFAREPSVLKQVGCVLLELPDEDPIRPSQIIIPRDCFQLLSIPTERLTQALVRSVEKLHGGGDIIKHSVLGDYVRDNVPALSSFRSEINEDHVNNIPSLAALSSAMRLLQRYEFKNNHKEWVSAVNPDLGPGISDRVREALQTTEENIDVCRSVKKEFHAALTSLLGDFGILAIPTVPGPPPKLQTDSSALEVFRAKAFSLLSIAGVSGFCQVSIPMGLHDNLPISISLLAKRGADGFLLDLVETLYESLKEQIAIAEKSA, from the exons ATGCATCACATACATAGTTCACCGAGGTTGACTTTGAGGAATTCTAGCTTGAGAATGGAATTTCCAAG CATAAATGGGGAGAATAAACATTATGGCACGCCAAGGAACCCATGTGCACCCGATCGCGTGCCTGGAGGATCTTCCAGTGGTTCTGCTGTTGCAGTAGGAGCTATGCTTGTCGATTTCTCCCTAG GAACCGACACTGGAGGAAGTGTAAGAGTTCCCGCATCATATTGTGGAATTCTTGGATTTCGGCCTTCACATAATGCCGTTAGCACTGTTGGAGTCATTCCCATGGCACAAAGTTTTGATACAGTGG GGTGGTTTGCTAGGGAACCAAGTGTCTTGAAGCAGGTCGGTTGTGTTCTTCTCGAGTTGCCTGATGAAGATCCCATTAGACCTAGTCAGATCATTATTCCGCGAGATTGTTTCCAGCTTTTAAGCATTCCAACTGAGCGACTGACTCAAGCTCTTGTAAGATCAGTTGAGAAATTACATGGAGG AGGTGATATAATTAAGCACAGCGTCCTTGGGGACTACGTCAGAGACAACGTTCCGGCCTTGAGTTCTTTCCGATCTGAAATAAATGAGGATCATGTAAACAACATACCATCTTTGGCAGCTCTTTCTAGTGCAATGCGGTTGCTTCAGAG GTATGAGTTCAAGAATAACCATAAGGAATGGGTCTCTGCTGTCAATCCTGATTTGGGCCCGGGAATATCAGATCGGGTCAGGGAAGCCCTCCAGACGACTGAGGAAAATATTGATGTCTGTCGGTCAGTGAAGAAAGAATTCCATGCTGCTCTTACTTCCCTACTTGGG GATTTCGGTATCCTTGCAATCCCCACGGTTCCTGGACCTCCGCCAAAGCTACAAACAGATTCATCTGCCCTGGAAGTTTTTCGTGCTAAGGCATTCAGTTTGCTTTCCATTGCTGGTGTATCGGGATTCTGTCAG GTAAGCATACCGATGGGGCTGCATGATAATTTGCCTATCTCGATATCCTTGCTGGCAAAACGCGGCGCTGATGGGTTCCTGTTAGACCTCGTCGAGACACTGTATGAGTCTcttaaggaacaaattgctatTGCAGAGAAATCAGCTTGA
- the LOC115751726 gene encoding NADPH-dependent aldehyde reductase 1, chloroplastic-like produces MASGGGGGEQFPPQRQERQPGKEHVMEPPPQFASPDYKPAGKLKGKVALVTGGDSGIGRAVCHCYAQEGATVAFTFVKGREDKDANDTLRMLIQAKASNTMDPIAIGVPDVGYDDTCKEVVHEVVNKFGRIDILVNNAAEQYESSNIEEIDEARLERVFRTNIFAPLFMTRHALKHMKEGSAIINTTSIVAYKGSPKLLDYTATKGAIVAFTRGLALHLVSKGIRVNGVAPGPIWTPLIPASFGEEEVKKFGSEVPMKRAGQPIEVAPCYVFLACNHCSSYMTGQVLHPNGGAIVNG; encoded by the exons ATGGCgtcgggaggaggaggaggagagcagTTTCCGCCGCAGAGGCAGGAGAGGCAGCCGGGGAAAGAGCACGTGATGGAACCCCCTCCCCAGTTCGCCAGCCCCGATTACAAGCCCGCCGGCAAGCTCAAG ggGAAAGTCGCCCTCGTCACCGGAGGGGACTCCGGTATAGGGAGAGCGGTCTGCCATTGCTACGCGCAAGAGGGGGCAACGGTGGCATTCACCTTCGTGAAGGGTCGAGAGGACAAGGATGCGAACGACACGCTCCGGATGCTGATACAAGCGAAGGCGTCTAACACGATGGATCCGATAGCCATAGGCGTGCCTGATGTAGGGTACGACGACACTTGCAAGGAAGTGGTTCATGAAGTGGTCAATAAGTTTGGTCGgattgatatacttgtgaacAACGCTGCTGAGCAGTATGAGTCCAGCAACATTGAAGAGATTGATGAGGCGAGGCTTGAGAGAGTCTTCAGGACTAATATATTTGCCCCCCTCTTCATGACCAG GCATGCTCTGAAGCACATGAAGGAAGGTAGCGCCATCATCAACACGACGTCGATAGTCGCTTACAAAGGAAGTCCCAAGCTGCTCGACTACACGGCAACCAAAGGAGCGATCGTAGCCTTCACCAGAGGACTTGCGCTTCACCTAGTGAGCAAGGGCATACGAGTCAACGGCGTCGCGCCGGGGCCCATCTGGACCCCACTGATCCCGGCCTCCTTCGGCGAGGAAGAGGTCAAGAAGTTCGGGTCGGAGGTGCCAATGAAACGGGCCGGGCAGCCCATCGAGGTCGCGCCGTGCTACGTGTTTCTCGCGTGCAACCACTGCTCCTCCTACATGACTGGCCAGGTCCTTCATCCCAATG GTGGTGCAATAGTGAACGGTTAA
- the LOC115751718 gene encoding mevalonate kinase isoform X1, producing MEVTARAPGKIILSGEHAVVHGSTAVAASINLYTYITLRIPPPSAETNDTLILQLKDIGLEFSWPIGRIKEALPESNGLDSSTPATCSGKFAESISALVEEQNIPEAKLALASGVSAFLWLYTCIQGFKPATVIITSELPLGSGLGSSAAICVALSAAFLAFSKSSSLDKGHQGWLDFGENELELLNKWAFEGEKIIHGKPSGIDNTVSTYGNMIKFKSGGLTRIKSAVPLRMLITNTKVGRNTKALVAGVSERTLRHPDAMTSVFNAVDSISKELSTIIQAPAPDDISVTEKEEKIGELMEMNQGLLQCMGVSHASIETVLRTTLKFKLTSKLTGAGGGGCVLTLLPTLLSGTVVDKVIAELETCGFQCLIAGIGGKGAQVSFCGSS from the exons ATGGAGGTGACGGCGAGAGCGCCCGGCAAAATCATCCTCTCCGGCGAGCACGCGGTGGTCCACGGATCGACCGCCGTGGCCGCTTCCATCAATCTCTACACCTACATCACTCTCCGCATCCCACCACCGTCCG CAGAGACGAATGACACCCTTATACTCCAACTCAAGGACATAGGCTTAGAATTTTCTTGGCCTATTGGTAGAATTAAAGAAGCACTTCCAGAATCAAATGGTCTCGACAGTTCAACCCCTGCGACATGCTCTGGGAAATTTGCAGAATCCATTTCTGCACTAGTTGAAGAACAAAATATTCCAGAGGCAAAACTTGCACTTGCATCTGGGGTTTCAGCTTTCCTCTGGCTCTACACCTGTATCCAAGG GTTTAAGCCTGCCACTGTGATTATCACTTCCGAGCTTCCTCTTGGTTCAGGCTTGGGATCATCTGCTGCAATTTGTGTGGCGCTCTCAGCtgcttttcttgctttctccaAATCTTCGAGCTTGGACAAAGGCCATCAAGGATGGCTTGATTTTGGGGAGAATGAACTTGAATTGTTGAACAAATGGGCTTTTGAAGGCGAAAAGATTATTCATGGAAAGCCATCAGGAATCGACAACACTGTGAGCACATATG GTAACATGATCAAGTTTAAGTCAGGAGGTTTGACGCGCATCAAGTCCGCTGTTCCCCTTAGAATGCTCATTACCAACACAAAAGTGGGGAGAAACACGAAGGCTTTGGTTGCAGGTGTTTCTGAGAGGACCTTAAGACATCCAGATGCCATGACTAGTGTGTTTAACGCTGTTGATTCTATCAGCAAAGAATTGTCAACTATAATCCAAGCCCCCGCTCCTGATGACATTTCGGTAacagagaaggaagagaaaataggGGAGTTGATGGAAATGAATCAAGGTTTGCTGCAGTGCATGGGGGTCAGCCATGCCTCAATAGAGACAGTCTTGCGGACGACATTAAAGTTCAAATTAACCTCTAAACTAACCGGAGCTGGGGGCGGAGGCTGTGTTCTCACGTTGCTACCAACCT TGTTATCAGGAACAGTTGTTGACAAAGTAATTGCTGAATTGGAGACTTGCGGATTCCAATGCTTGATCGCTGGAATTGGCGGGAAAGGGGCGCAAGTCTCTTTCTGCGGTTCTTCATGA
- the LOC125315439 gene encoding amidase 1-like isoform X1: MAMAPDYGAFVSKFILKPPPSPSPLLPLTGLTFAVKDIFDIEGHVTGFGNPDWARTHVPASSTAPAVLDVLKAGATCVGKTVMDEMAYSINGENKHYGTPRNPCAPDRVPGGSSSGSAVAVGAMLVDFSLGTDTGGSVRVPASYCGILGFRPSHNAVSTVGVIPMAQSFDTVGWFAREPSVLKQVGCVLLELPDEDPIRPSQIIIPRDCFQLLSIPTERLTQALVRSVEKLHGGDIIKHSVLGDYVRDNVPALSSFRSEINEDHVNNIPSLAALSSAMRLLQRYEFKNNHKEWVSAVNPDLGPGISDRVREALQTTEENIDVCRSVKKEFHAALTSLLGDFGILAIPTVPGPPPKLQTDSSALEVFRAKAFSLLSIAGVSGFCQVSIPMGLHDNLPISISLLAKRGADGFLLDLVETLYESLKEQIAIAEKSA, encoded by the exons ATGGCGATGGCTCCGGATTACGGCGCTTTCGTGAGCAAATTCATCCTCAAACCGCCTCCCTCTCCGTCTCCGTTGCTTCCCTTGACCGGCCTCACCTTCGCCGTCAAGGACAT TTTCGACATCGAAGGACATGTGACTGGGTTTGGAAATCCTGATTGGGCAAGGACTCACGTGCCTGCATCTTCCACAGCTCCAGCTGTTTTAGATGTGTTGAAAGCGGGCGCTACATGTGTCGGAAAAACTGTCATGGATGAAATGGCATACAG CATAAATGGGGAGAATAAACATTATGGCACGCCAAGGAACCCATGTGCACCCGATCGCGTGCCTGGAGGATCTTCCAGTGGTTCTGCTGTTGCAGTAGGAGCTATGCTTGTCGATTTCTCCCTAG GAACCGACACTGGAGGAAGTGTAAGAGTTCCCGCATCATATTGTGGAATTCTTGGATTTCGGCCTTCACATAATGCCGTTAGCACTGTTGGAGTCATTCCCATGGCACAAAGTTTTGATACAGTGG GGTGGTTTGCTAGGGAACCAAGTGTCTTGAAGCAGGTCGGTTGTGTTCTTCTCGAGTTGCCTGATGAAGATCCCATTAGACCTAGTCAGATCATTATTCCGCGAGATTGTTTCCAGCTTTTAAGCATTCCAACTGAGCGACTGACTCAAGCTCTTGTAAGATCAGTTGAGAAATTACATGGAG GTGATATAATTAAGCACAGCGTCCTTGGGGACTACGTCAGAGACAACGTTCCGGCCTTGAGTTCTTTCCGATCTGAAATAAATGAGGATCATGTAAACAACATACCATCTTTGGCAGCTCTTTCTAGTGCAATGCGGTTGCTTCAGAG GTATGAGTTCAAGAATAACCATAAGGAATGGGTCTCTGCTGTCAATCCTGATTTGGGCCCGGGAATATCAGATCGGGTCAGGGAAGCCCTCCAGACGACTGAGGAAAATATTGATGTCTGTCGGTCAGTGAAGAAAGAATTCCATGCTGCTCTTACTTCCCTACTTGGG GATTTCGGTATCCTTGCAATCCCCACGGTTCCTGGACCTCCGCCAAAGCTACAAACAGATTCATCTGCCCTGGAAGTTTTTCGTGCTAAGGCATTCAGTTTGCTTTCCATTGCTGGTGTATCGGGATTCTGTCAG GTAAGCATACCGATGGGGCTGCATGATAATTTGCCTATCTCGATATCCTTGCTGGCAAAACGCGGCGCTGATGGGTTCCTGTTAGACCTCGTCGAGACACTGTATGAGTCTcttaaggaacaaattgctatTGCAGAGAAATCAGCTTGA
- the LOC115751718 gene encoding mevalonate kinase isoform X2, giving the protein MEVTARAPGKIILSGEHAVVHGSTAVAASINLYTYITLRIPPPSETNDTLILQLKDIGLEFSWPIGRIKEALPESNGLDSSTPATCSGKFAESISALVEEQNIPEAKLALASGVSAFLWLYTCIQGFKPATVIITSELPLGSGLGSSAAICVALSAAFLAFSKSSSLDKGHQGWLDFGENELELLNKWAFEGEKIIHGKPSGIDNTVSTYGNMIKFKSGGLTRIKSAVPLRMLITNTKVGRNTKALVAGVSERTLRHPDAMTSVFNAVDSISKELSTIIQAPAPDDISVTEKEEKIGELMEMNQGLLQCMGVSHASIETVLRTTLKFKLTSKLTGAGGGGCVLTLLPTLLSGTVVDKVIAELETCGFQCLIAGIGGKGAQVSFCGSS; this is encoded by the exons ATGGAGGTGACGGCGAGAGCGCCCGGCAAAATCATCCTCTCCGGCGAGCACGCGGTGGTCCACGGATCGACCGCCGTGGCCGCTTCCATCAATCTCTACACCTACATCACTCTCCGCATCCCACCACCGTCCG AGACGAATGACACCCTTATACTCCAACTCAAGGACATAGGCTTAGAATTTTCTTGGCCTATTGGTAGAATTAAAGAAGCACTTCCAGAATCAAATGGTCTCGACAGTTCAACCCCTGCGACATGCTCTGGGAAATTTGCAGAATCCATTTCTGCACTAGTTGAAGAACAAAATATTCCAGAGGCAAAACTTGCACTTGCATCTGGGGTTTCAGCTTTCCTCTGGCTCTACACCTGTATCCAAGG GTTTAAGCCTGCCACTGTGATTATCACTTCCGAGCTTCCTCTTGGTTCAGGCTTGGGATCATCTGCTGCAATTTGTGTGGCGCTCTCAGCtgcttttcttgctttctccaAATCTTCGAGCTTGGACAAAGGCCATCAAGGATGGCTTGATTTTGGGGAGAATGAACTTGAATTGTTGAACAAATGGGCTTTTGAAGGCGAAAAGATTATTCATGGAAAGCCATCAGGAATCGACAACACTGTGAGCACATATG GTAACATGATCAAGTTTAAGTCAGGAGGTTTGACGCGCATCAAGTCCGCTGTTCCCCTTAGAATGCTCATTACCAACACAAAAGTGGGGAGAAACACGAAGGCTTTGGTTGCAGGTGTTTCTGAGAGGACCTTAAGACATCCAGATGCCATGACTAGTGTGTTTAACGCTGTTGATTCTATCAGCAAAGAATTGTCAACTATAATCCAAGCCCCCGCTCCTGATGACATTTCGGTAacagagaaggaagagaaaataggGGAGTTGATGGAAATGAATCAAGGTTTGCTGCAGTGCATGGGGGTCAGCCATGCCTCAATAGAGACAGTCTTGCGGACGACATTAAAGTTCAAATTAACCTCTAAACTAACCGGAGCTGGGGGCGGAGGCTGTGTTCTCACGTTGCTACCAACCT TGTTATCAGGAACAGTTGTTGACAAAGTAATTGCTGAATTGGAGACTTGCGGATTCCAATGCTTGATCGCTGGAATTGGCGGGAAAGGGGCGCAAGTCTCTTTCTGCGGTTCTTCATGA
- the LOC125315445 gene encoding amidase 1-like, which produces MAMAPDYGAFVSKFILKPPPSPSPLLPLTGLTFAVKDIFDIEGHVTGFGNPDWARTHVPASSTAPAVLDVLKAGATCVGKTVMDEMAYSIDGENKHYGTPRNPCAPDRVPGGSSSGSAVAVGAMLVDFSLGTDTGGSVRVPASHCGILGFRPSHNAVSTVGVIPMAQSLDTVGWFAREPSVLKQVGRVLLELPDEDPIRPSQIIIPRDCFQLLSIPTERLTQALVRSVEKLYGGDIIKHSILGDYIRDNVPALSSFLSEINEDHLNNIPSLAALSSARRLLQRYEFKNNHKEWVYAVNPDLGPLISDRVREALQMTEENIDVCRSVKKEFHAALTSLLGDFGILAIPTVPGPPPKLQTDASSLEVFRAKAFSLLSIAGVSGFCQVSIPMGLHGNLPISISLLAKRGADGFLLDLVETLYESLEEEIAIAEKSV; this is translated from the exons ATGGCGATGGCTCCGGACTACGGCGCTTTCGTGAGCAAATTCATCCTCAAACCGCCTCCCTCTCCGTCTCCGTTGCTTCCCTTGACCGGCCTCACCTTCGCCGTCAAGGACAT TTTCGACATCGAAGGACATGTGACTGGGTTTGGAAATCCTGATTGGGCAAGGACTCACGTGCCTGCATCTTCCACAGCTCCAGCTGTTTTAGATGTGTTGAAAGCGGGCGCTACATGTGTTGGAAAAACTGTCATGGATGAAATGGCATACAG CATAGATGGGGAGAATAAGCATTATGGCACGCCAAGGAACCCATGTGCACCGGATCGCGTGCCTGGAGGATCTTCCAGTGGTTCTGCTGTTGCAGTAGGAGCTATGCTTGTTGATTTCTCCCTGG GAACCGACACTGGAGGAAGTGTAAGAGTACCCGCATCACATTGTGGAATTCTTGGATTTCGGCCTTCACATAATGCCGTTAGCACTGTTGGAGTCATTCCCATGGCACAAAGTCTTGATACAGTGG GGTGGTTTGCTAGGGAACCAAGCGTCTTGAAGCAGGTCGGTCGTGTTCTTCTCGAGTTGCCTGATGAAGATCCCATTAGACCTAGTCAGATCATTATTCCGCGAGATTGTTTCCAGCTTTTAAGCATTCCAACTGAGCGACTGACTCAAGCTCTTGTAAGATCAGTTGAGAAATTATACGGAG GTGATATAATTAAGCACAGCATCCTTGGGGACTACATCAGAGACAACGTTCCGGCCTTGAGTTCTTTCCTGTCTGAAATAAATGAGGATCATCTAAACAACATTCCATCTTTGGCAGCTCTTTCTAGTGCAAGGCGGTTGCTTCAGAG GTATGAGTTCAAGAATAACCATAAGGAATGGGTCTATGCTGTCAATCCTGATTTGGGCCCGCTAATATCAGATCGGGTCAGGGAAGCCCTCCAGATGACTGAGGAAAATATTGATGTCTGTCGGTCAGTGAAGAAAGAATTCCATGCTGCTCTTACTTCCCTACTTGGG GATTTCGGTATCCTTGCAATCCCCACGGTTCCTGGGCCTCCCCCAAAGCTACAAACAGATGCATCTTCCCTGGAAGTTTTTCGTGCTAAGGCATTCAGTTTGCTTTCCATTGCCGGTGTATCGGGATTCTGTCAG GTAAGCATACCGATGGGGCTGCACGGAAATTTGCCTATCTCGATATCCTTGCTGGCAAAACGCGGCGCCGATGGGTTCCTGCTAGACCTCGTCGAGACACTGTATGAGTCTCTTGAGGAAGAAATTGCTATTGCAGAGAAATCAGTTTGA